Within Streptomyces antibioticus, the genomic segment GGAGCAACTGGAAATGCTAGGGGCCAGGCTGTACGACACGATCGGCGGCGCCTACACCGCCACTCGGCGGACGGAACCACGGATCGCCGCACAGATCATGGACGCGCTCGGGGACGCGCAGACAGTCCTGAACGTCGGTGCCGGCACAGGCTCCTACGAGCCCACGGACCGCGACGTGACCGCCGTTGAACCCTCGGCCGTCATGCGGGGGCAACGGGCTCCCGGCGCGGCGCCGTGTGTGGCCGCCGCCGCGGAGAGCCTGCCGTTCGAGGACCACTCCTTCGACGTCGCGATGGCCGTCTCCACCGTCCACCATTGGGAGGACCCGATCGCGGGGCTGCGCGAGATGCGGCGCGTGGCCCGCCGCGTGGTGGTGCTCACCTTCGACACCGACGAGCCCGAATGGCAGGACCGGTTCTGGCTCACCCGCGACTACCTGCCCGAGTTCGCCGCCGTTCTCGCCGACTTTCCCTCGCTCGCCGCGATGTCCGAGGCGATCGGCGCCCGCGCCGAGCCGGTACCCATCCCCTGGGACTGCGCCGACGGCCTGTTCGAGGCGTACTGGCGCCGACCGAGCGCGTACCTACAGGACCACGTGCGCCGCGCGATGTCCGTGTGGACACGAGTAGGCCACCAGGCCGAGCAGCGGGCGGTACAAACCCTCACCGACGACCTCGACTCCGGTCACTGGGCCGAGCGCAACGGCCACCTCACCCACCTCGACACGGCGGATCTCGGCCTATGTCTGCTGATCGCCTGACCGGACTCCGGTCACCGGCCACCGTCACCGACCCTGCATCTCCGGGCGGTCGGTCGGGGCCGAAGCCGCTGGACAACGGGTTCAGGTGCCAGAGCGTCCAGAGCATGGCCACGTTCAGGCCGCGGCCCAGCTCCGTTCACAGGAACCACCGACGAAGGCACTGGACCGGAGCCGCCTTGCGTCAGCAGTTCTAGACAGGCTCGCCGTCGTAGTCTGCCGAAGAATTCGACGCGGGCAGTTCCCTGGTCTTCGCAACAGGGCTGAACACCAGAAGAAGCCACGTGAAGGCCAGCGGAACCGTCATGACCCACATCGTCGGGCGAATGCCGATGACTGAGCCGAGCACCCCTCCGAGGGCGGATCCGATGGCGATCGCGCCTTGGTTGGTGGCCATGGCAGCGGACGAGACGCGCCCCAGCAGGTACGTAGGGCAGTAGTTCTGGCGAAATGTGCCGACCACGACATTGCCCACGGCGACGCCCACACCGAGGAGAAACGCCCCGGTACCGAACAGCAGCAGGCCAACCCTGGGCGTGGTCAGCGGCAGAAGGAGGGCGAAGGGGCACGCCAGCGCCTGCGTGAGCACCATGGCGCGCCCTGTGCCCCAGCCTCGGCACAGCCGTGTGGCCATCAGAGCGCCCAGAGTCCCTCCGAGACTGGCGCACATGACCAGCAGACCAACCGCGCCGGTACTGACACCGATGGTGCGGACCAGGAAGATGACCTGAACCGCCTGGTAGCCCATCAGCAGGAAGTTGAGAGTGGCGCCGTAGATCACGATGGGCCGCAGGTAGGGATCGCGCCCGAGGAAACGCAGGCCCACCGCGATCTCCCCCACGAGATGCTTGGCCGCACGTGTCTGACGTGGGGACCTTTCCTCCGGCGTCCGGATGCCAAGCAGGCACACGGTGGACAGGAGGAAGGTCAGTGTATCCAGCAACAATCCGACCGTAACGCCGAGGACTTCAGCGACGAAGCCGGCCACGCTCCTGCCCAGCACACGCGTTCCGGCCTCACTGACCTGTAGCTTCGCGTTCCCGTCGGCGAGGTCTTCCCGCGGCAGGACGGTCGGCACGTATGCGTGGCAGGCCGTGTTGAAGAACACCGCTGAGGTGCCGCAGGCCAGTGCCGTGACGAACAGGTGAGTGATTGTCAGCCACTCCAGCCAGCCCGCGATGGGCACGCTGACGTACATCGCCGCGGACACCAGGTTGCAGACGATCATGACGCGGCGCTTGGGCAGCCTGTCGGCCCAGGCCCCGGCGGGCAATCCGACGAGCAGCCACGGGAGCCACACCGCTGCCGCGAGAAGCCCTACCTCCAGGGAGTCGGCCTGCAAGGCCAGTACGGCCACGAGAGGCAGTGCGATCGTGGTGATCCCGTTGCCCAGACCGCTCGCCGTCTCACCGATCCACAGCAGGCGAAAGTCCCGCTGCGTCAGCGCACCCCATCGACTCCTCTTCGCAGGCACAGCCGTCCCCTCCCCCACTCACGGCAGAGCTACCCAGGCCAGAAGGAGGAGAGGGTCGGACGGGCAGGTGGGAGATCTGCGCGAGCGCGTGGCCTGCGCTGTCAGTGAGGGGTCAGTTGCGAGATCAGGGCCCTGACCCGGCTCTCGATCTCGTCGCGGATGGGACGTACGGCATCGACACCCTGCCCCGCGGGGTCTTCGAGCTGCCAGTCGAGGTATCGCTTGCCGGGGAAGACCGGGCACGTGTCCCCACACCCCATGGTGATGACCACGTCGGATGACTGGACCGCCTCGACCGTGAGGATCTTCGGGGTCTCGGCGGTGATGTCGATGCCCACCTCCTTCATGACCTCGACGACGGCCGGGTTGACGCCGCCCGCGGGCGCAGAGCCGGCGGAGCGGACCTCGACGCGGTCGCCGGCGAGGTGGGTGAGGAAGGCGGCGGCCATCTGGGAGCGGCCGGCGTTGTGGACGCAGACGAACAGCACCGATGGACGTGAAGTGGCGGGCGAACTACTCATGGTCAACGGCCTTCTCGGGAGTACGGATCGGTGAGGGGACGGCAGGTGACGGTTCGCCGACCGGGACCGGAGCAGCGCGGCCGTAGATCACGGCGACGGCTCCCAGGCCGACCACGGCTCCCAGCATCTGTGCCGCGATGAACGGGGCGACCGAGGCGGGAGCGATGCCGGCGAAGGTGTCGGTGAACGCCCGGCCGATGGTCACCGCCGGGTTCGCGAAGGACGTGGACGAGGTGAACCAGTACGCGGCCCCGATATAGGCGGCCACCGCGGCGGGGGCGCGCGCTGCGCGGCCGACCCGGACGAGGCCGAAGATCAGGAGGATCAGTCCTGCCGTGGCGACGACCTCGCCCAGGAGCAGGTGCCCCGCGGACCGGTCGTGGGTGGAGAACTTGACCAGCGGCTCGGCGAACATCGCGTCGGCCAGCACCGCACCGCCGATCGCACCCGTGGCCTGAGCGGGCACGTACGCGACGACATCCCGCAGGGCGAGGCCGCCGTGCGGATCGCGGCGTCCGGTGAACCAGGCGGCGAGCGTGACGACCGGGTTGAAGTGCGCGCCGGACACGGGCCCGAGCAGCAGGATGAGCACGCCCAGGCCGAAGACCGTGGCGAGGGAGTTGGCGAGCAGTTGCACGCCGGTGTCGTGGGTCAACT encodes:
- a CDS encoding MerR family transcriptional regulator; translation: MGRVAELAGVSVRTLHHYDEIGLVCPSARTTAGYRAYSADDVERLREVLAYRRLGFGLREVAQLVGDPSTDAVAHLRRLRGLLLERRHRTDAMVTAIDRELNARAKGLKVTPQEQLEMLGARLYDTIGGAYTATRRTEPRIAAQIMDALGDAQTVLNVGAGTGSYEPTDRDVTAVEPSAVMRGQRAPGAAPCVAAAAESLPFEDHSFDVAMAVSTVHHWEDPIAGLREMRRVARRVVVLTFDTDEPEWQDRFWLTRDYLPEFAAVLADFPSLAAMSEAIGARAEPVPIPWDCADGLFEAYWRRPSAYLQDHVRRAMSVWTRVGHQAEQRAVQTLTDDLDSGHWAERNGHLTHLDTADLGLCLLIA
- a CDS encoding MFS transporter, giving the protein MPAKRSRWGALTQRDFRLLWIGETASGLGNGITTIALPLVAVLALQADSLEVGLLAAAVWLPWLLVGLPAGAWADRLPKRRVMIVCNLVSAAMYVSVPIAGWLEWLTITHLFVTALACGTSAVFFNTACHAYVPTVLPREDLADGNAKLQVSEAGTRVLGRSVAGFVAEVLGVTVGLLLDTLTFLLSTVCLLGIRTPEERSPRQTRAAKHLVGEIAVGLRFLGRDPYLRPIVIYGATLNFLLMGYQAVQVIFLVRTIGVSTGAVGLLVMCASLGGTLGALMATRLCRGWGTGRAMVLTQALACPFALLLPLTTPRVGLLLFGTGAFLLGVGVAVGNVVVGTFRQNYCPTYLLGRVSSAAMATNQGAIAIGSALGGVLGSVIGIRPTMWVMTVPLAFTWLLLVFSPVAKTRELPASNSSADYDGEPV
- a CDS encoding arsenate reductase ArsC, whose protein sequence is MSSSPATSRPSVLFVCVHNAGRSQMAAAFLTHLAGDRVEVRSAGSAPAGGVNPAVVEVMKEVGIDITAETPKILTVEAVQSSDVVITMGCGDTCPVFPGKRYLDWQLEDPAGQGVDAVRPIRDEIESRVRALISQLTPH
- a CDS encoding aquaporin → MNASLGRRAAAEAIGTALLVAVVVGSGIQATELTHDTGVQLLANSLATVFGLGVLILLLGPVSGAHFNPVVTLAAWFTGRRDPHGGLALRDVVAYVPAQATGAIGGAVLADAMFAEPLVKFSTHDRSAGHLLLGEVVATAGLILLIFGLVRVGRAARAPAAVAAYIGAAYWFTSSTSFANPAVTIGRAFTDTFAGIAPASVAPFIAAQMLGAVVGLGAVAVIYGRAAPVPVGEPSPAVPSPIRTPEKAVDHE